A window from Salvelinus sp. IW2-2015 linkage group LG5, ASM291031v2, whole genome shotgun sequence encodes these proteins:
- the LOC111964518 gene encoding LOW QUALITY PROTEIN: AN1-type zinc finger protein 5 (The sequence of the model RefSeq protein was modified relative to this genomic sequence to represent the inferred CDS: inserted 3 bases in 3 codons; substituted 2 bases at 2 genomic stop codons) → MAQETNQSQAPMLCATGCXFFGNPDQCMCSVCYKDHLXQQNNGEXAPXCNECSVSSSPTMEASAIQRIEXTLNNAAAAAAEADAEAASGAAALPVTQQMTEMSISCEEEGASPKAELAEPVVTQPIASASPPSAAGSDESKLPEPPKPKKNRCFMCRKKVGLTGFDCRCGNLFCGLHRYSDKHNCPYDYKAEAAAKIRKENPVVVADKIQRI, encoded by the exons ATGGCACAGGAGACCAATCAGAGTCAGGCGCCCATGCTTTGTGCTACCGGCT GGTTCTTTGGAAACCCAGACCAGTGCATGTGCTCTGTCTGCTATAAGGACCACC ACCAGCAGAACAATGGAGAGTGAGCCCCCTGATGCAATGA GTGCAGTGTCTCCAGTAGCCCCACAATGGAGGCCTCTGCCATCCAGAGAATTG CCACATTGAATAATGCTGCGGCTGCTGCTGCTGAAGCTGATGCCGAAGCTGCCAG TGGGGCAGCAGCTCTTCCTGTTACCCAACAGATGACCGAGATGAGCATTTCCTGTGAAGAGGAAGGAGCGTCGCCTAAAGCAGAGCTTGCAGAACCTG TGGTCACTCAGCCCATCGCCTCCGCTTCCCCTCCCAGTGCTGCCGGAAGTGACGAATCCAAATTACCCGAACCCCCCAAACCGAAGAAGAACAGGTGCTTCATGTGCCGCAAGAAGGTTGGCCTTACAG GTTTTGACTGCCGCTGTGGGAACCTGTTCTGTGGACTCCACCGTTACTCAGACAAGCACAACTGCCCGTACGACTACAAAGCAGAGGCCGCCGCCAAGATCCGCAAGGAGAACCCTGTGGTGGTGGCCGACAAGATCCAGAGAATATAA
- the tmc2a gene encoding LOW QUALITY PROTEIN: transmembrane channel-like protein 2-A (The sequence of the model RefSeq protein was modified relative to this genomic sequence to represent the inferred CDS: inserted 2 bases in 2 codons; deleted 1 base in 1 codon) produces the protein MPRKSDVAAKIEDVGIEIDGDVSDSEVYISACVELLCVCSRAYICVCVCVCVCVCVCVCVRACVRACVRACVYIYTDDTSRRRGNRRPAAGRGGARGRGKKPADEDDEDEEEEEAPRNRRGANKKKGAKSRDTDDESEDDTPKRRQGRAANKGAANKKKGGKAQDSDEDSEEEKGNKRNKKGATGKKGKEEETKDKKGDAKGKGKGKEKEDEKDKKKKKKKESSSDTDSNTDSEEESMSEGEMERLKEEVEEKKKVIAIMRNKPWRMKRRLVHLKECQEFVDKFEGALGKGKGRKFYAYKVMMTKKWIKFQRDFENFKTTCIPWERKIKEVESHFGSSVASYFIFLRWMYGMNMVLFGLTFGLVVIPEVLMGLPYGSIPRKTVPRAEQPTAQDYSVLMDFNGYCKYSVLFYGYYNNQRTIGLLKFRLPLSYLMVGVGTFGYSLMVVIRTMAKNADVGGGDGDDGEFTFAWKMFTSWDYLIGNAETADNKYASITTSFKESIVDEQENQKDENIHLRRFLRVLANFMIICCLGGSGYLIFFVVKRSQEFANRDDLSWYEKNELELIMSLLGLVCPPLFETIAELEEYHPRIALKWQLGRIFALFLGNLYTFLFALFDEVNNKLEEEVSIRNASIWAQKEYYANFTLYNNDTDTTPPPMDPSDVIRGPCWETAVGIEFVKLTVSDIQVTYLTILIGDFARAVIVRFLNYCWCWDLEATYPSYGEFDISGNVLGLVFNQGMIWTEGAFYAPGLVGXNVLRLLSSMYYQCWAVMATNVPHERVFKASKSNNFYMGLSSLLFLSLLPVVYTIMTLPPSFDCGPFSGKAKMFDVIMETIDLDLPAFXGTLMGYAANPGLIIPAVLLMVLAIYYLNSVSEAYQHANAELKKKMQMARDEEKNRRNNTESTDQVMKDLEDLLPNRSLLPPAPPPETGADNKADQGGKSTKVRPGTAGKDVNLQKDVSLSSPNPNARGAVTRPPGPRGPGPLPGNGQQGPGGGPGRGRGRGQPPPRR, from the exons ATGCCTAGGAAGAGTGATGTGGCGGCGAAGATTGAGGATG TTGGAATCGAGATCGATGGGGACGTGAGTGACAGTGAGG TGTATATTTCTGCATGTGttgagctgttgtgtgtgtgttctcgcgcatacatttgtgtgtgtgtgtgtgtgtgtgtgtgtgtgtgtgtgtgtgtgtgtgtgcgtgcgtgcgtgcgtgcgtgcgtgcgtgcgtgcgtgtatatatatacagatgACACCAGTCGAAGGAGAGGGAACAGAAGACCGGCAGCTGGCAGAGGAGGAGCCCGCGGCAGGGGCAAAAAGCCAgctgatgaggatgatgaggacgaggaggaagaggaggccccCAGAAACCGCAGAGGAGCCAATAAGAAGAAAGGTGCTAAGTCACGTGACACCGACGATGAAAGTGAGGATGACACCCCCAAGAGAAGACAAGGAAGAGCAGCAAATAAAGGAGCAGCaaacaaaaagaaaggaggaaaggCCCAGGACAGTGACGAGGACagcgaggaggagaaggggaacaAGAGAAACAAGAAGGGAGCCACGGGAAAGaaggggaaagaagaggagacCAAAGATAAGAAAGGAGATGCCAAAGGGAAGGGCAAAGGAAAGGAGAAGGAAGACGAgaaggacaagaagaagaagaagaagaaagagagcag CTCAGACACAGACTCTAACACAGACTCAGAGGAAGAGTCCAtgtcagagggagagatggaacgactgaaggaggaggtggaggagaagaagaaggtcATAGCTATTATGAGGAACAAGCCCTGGCGAATGAAGAGGAGGCTGGTACATCTGAA AGAATGTCAAGAATTTGTGGATAAATTTGAAGGGGCTTTGGGAAAAGGAAAAGGCAGGAAGTTTTATGCCTATAAAGTCATGATGACGAAG AAATGGATCAAATTCCAAAGAGATTTTGAAAATTTCAAAACGACTTGCATACCATGGGAACGAAAGATAAAAGAGGTTGAAA GTCACTTTGGGTCCTCAGTTGCTTCCTACTTCATCTTCCTGCGCTGGATGTATGGCATGAACATGGTCCTCTTTGGCTTAACCTTCGGACTGGTTGTGATCCCAGAG GTTCTGATGGGACTTCCGTATGGATCCATTCCCAGAAAGACAGTGCCCAGAGCTGAGCAGCCCACTGCTCAAGACTACTCTGTCCTCATGGACTTCAAC ggaTATTGCAAATACTCAGTCCTCTTCTATGGTTACTACAACAACCAGAGGACCATTGGGCTGCTGAAGTTCCGCCTCCCGCTGTCTTACCTCATGGTAGGAGTGGGGACTTTTGGCTACAGCCTGATGGTGGTGATACGAAC AATGGCTAAGAATGCTGACGTGGGGGGAGGGGACGGAGATGACGGGGAGTTCACCTTTGCCTGGAAGATGTTCACCAGCTGGGATTACCTCATCGGCAACGCCGAGACGGCTGACAACAAGTacgcctccatcaccaccagcttCAAG GAGTCCATCGTGGATGAGCAGGAGAACCAAAAGGATGAGAACATCCACCTGAGGAGGTTCCTGCGTGTGCTGGCCAACTTCATGATCATCTGCTGCCTGGGAGGAAGTGGCTACCTCATCTTCTTTGTGGTGAAAAGGTCCCAGGAATTTGCCAACAGGGACGACCTGAGCTGGTACGAGAAAAACGAG TTGGAGCTCATCATGTCCCTGTTGGGCCTGGTGTGTCCTCCCCTGTTTGAGACCATTGCTGAGCTGGAGGAGTACCACCCCCGGATCGCCCTCAAATGGCAGCTGGGGCGCATCTTTGCCCTCTTTTTGGGAAACCTCTACACTTTCCTGTTTGCCCTGTTTGATGAGGTCAACAACAAG CTTGAGGAGGAGGTGTCCATTAGGAATGCGTCCATCTGGGCCCAGAAGGAATACTACGCTAACTTCACCCTCTACAACAATGACACGgacaccaccccaccccccatgGACCCCTCTGATGTCATCAGGGGGCCATGCTGGGAGACCGCCGTCGGCATA GAGTTTGTGAAGCTGACCGTTTCAGACATCCAGGTGACCTACCTGACCATCCTGATTGGTGACTTTGCGCGGGCTGTCATTGTCAGGTTCCTCAACTACTGCTGGTGCTGGGACCTCGAAGCCACATAT ccaTCGTATGGAGAGTTTGACATCAGTGGCAACGTTCTTGGTCTGGTCTTCAACCAAGGAATGATCTG gaCTGAGGGTGCATTCTATGCTCCAGGGCTGGTAG ATAACGTCctgcgtctcctctcctccatgtacTACCAGTGCTGGGCC GTAATGGCCACTAACGTGCCCCATGAGAGGGTCTTCAAAGCCTCCAAATCCAACAACTTCTACAtgggcctctcctctctcctctttctcagtcTACTGCCTGTGGTCTACACCATCATGACTTTGCCACCCTCCTTTGACTGTGGGCCattcag TGGGAAGGCCAAGATGTTTGATGTCATCATGGAGACGATAGACCTGGACCTGCCTGCCT CTGGAACACTGATGGGCTATGCAGCCAACCCTGGCCTCATTATACCAGCTGTGCTACTGATGGT ACTGGCTATCTACTATTTGAACTCGGTATCTGAGGCGTACCAACATGCCAACGCGGAGCTGAAGAAGAAGATGCAGATG gcaagagatgaggagaagaacAGGAGGAACAACACTGAAAGCACAGACCAGGTCATGAAGGACCTGGAGGACCTGCTCCCCAACCGCTCTCTCTTGCCCCCAGCTCCCCCACCAGAGACAGGTGCAG ACAATAAAGCAGACCAAGGTGGAAAGTCTACAAAGGTGAGGCCAGGAACTGCAGGCAAGGATGTGAACCTGCAGAAAGACGTGTCCCTGTCATCACCAAATCCCAACGCTCGAGGCGCAGTGACCCGCCCACCGGGTCCCCGGGGGCCTGGACCTCTGCCTGGAAATGGTCAGCAGGGGCCAGGAGGGGGACCAGGGCGAGGACGGGGGAGAGGACAGCCACCTCCAAGACGCTAG
- the slc30a5 gene encoding proton-coupled zinc antiporter SLC30A5 translates to MDDKYSSNVLSSGQLGRVEVPNARLTRYIVLLLVSKVLKALGIFESYDLLKVVHIVQFIFILKLGCAVILVFFQKPFSSGKAISKRQWIKLLKHSVISCIISLLGFFGLTLCGPLRTLLLFEHSDVVVIALLSVLFTSSGGGPSKTRGAALFIIAVICLLLFDNDDLMAKMAEHPEGHHDSALTHALYTAIAFLGVADHKGGVVLLVVSLCLKIGFHTASRKLSVEIGGAKRLYALDNLVSSIVLLPWVIVLSATTESKVESWSALILPFGMIIFSVMILEFYVESICITKMEAPRCARYGSIFLFLSGLLLANFWTHPLTEQLRTMSKTPQQESTETEHVLSGGVLVSAVFFIMADSILSSPSKKGQKGTLVGYSPEGTPLYNFMGDALQHTSQSLPRFIKDSLKQILEEYDSRQIFYFLCLNLAFTFVELFYGVWTNSLGLISDGFHMLFDCSALVLGLFAALMTRWKATRIFSYGYGRVEILSGFINGLFLMVIAFFVFVESVTRLVDPPNINTDMLTPVSVGGLLVNLVGICAFSHAHSHGAAKSNCSSHDHGHSHGHGHSEHGHSHGGHGHGGNGHGQSSHGHSHGSSHGHSHGGGMNANMRGVFLHVLADTLGSVGVIISTILIRQFGWLIADPICSLFISTLIFLSVIPLLTDAAEVLLLRTPPEHEKDLNIALEKIEKVEGVLSYRDPHFWRHSASVIAGTIHLQLMSDVVEQRIIQQVTAILKDAGVNNLSVQVEKEAYFQHMSGLTTGFHDVLAMTQQMESMNYLKDGTCIM, encoded by the exons ATGGATGACAAATACAGCAGCAATGTACTTTCCAGTGGACAGCTTGGCAGGGTTGAAGTGCCGAATGCCAG GCTAACCAGGTACATAGTGTTACTGCTTGTGTCCAAGGTGTTGAAGGCACTTGGGATCTTTGAATCATATGACCTCCTTAAAGTTGTCCATATTGTTCAGTTCATCTTCATACTAAAATTGGG GTGTGCAGTGATTTTGGTTTTCTTCCAAAAACCATTCTCTTCTGGGAAAGCAATTTCAAAGAGACAG TGGATCAAGCTTCTCAAACATTCGGTCATCAGCTGCATCATTTCCCTGCTGGGTTTCTTTGGTCTCACTCTCTGTGGACCTTTAAG GACGTTGTTACTGTTTGAGCACAGCGATGTGGTGGTCATCGCACTCCTCAGTGTTCTATTCACAAGCTCAGGAGGTGGCCCCTCCAAG ACCAGAGGTGCTGCTCTCTTCATTATCGCTGTCATCTGTCTCCTTCTCTTTGACAATGATGACCTCATGGCGAAGATGGCGGAACATC CTGAAGGACACCATGACAGTGCCCTCACTCATGCTCTCTATACTGCTATTGCATTCTTGGGGGTAGCAGATCACAAG GGTGGGGTTGTGTTGCTGGTGGTGTCTCTCTGCCTGAAGATTGGCTTCCACACAGCTTCCAGGAAGTTGTCTGTGGAGATCGGGGGAGCCAAACGCCTCTATGCCCTGGATAACTTGGTCTCCTCCATAGTCCTGCTGCCCTGGGTCATAGTGCTCTCAGCCACCACAGAG AGCAAAGTGGAGTCATGGTCGGCTCTTATCCTGCCATTTGGGATGATCATCTTCTCTGTAATGATCCTGGAGTTCTATGTAGAGTCCATCTGCATCACCAAGATGGAGGCTCCCAGGTGTGCCCGCTATGGCTCCATCTTTCTCTTCCTCAGCGGGCTGCTGCTGGCCAACTTCTGGACCCACCCGCTGACGGAACAGCTCCGGACCATGAGCAAGACCCCCCAGCAAGAGAGCACAGAGACGGAGCATGTGCTCTCTGGGGGGGTGCTGGTCAGTGCAGTCTTCTTCATCATGG CTGACAGCATCTTGTCGTCACCATCGAAGAAGGGTCAGAAGGGGACCTTGGTGGGGTATTCCCCCGAGGGAACCCCTCTGTATAACTTCATGGGGGACGCCCTGCAGCACACGTCCCAGTCTCTGCCCCGCTTCATCAAAGACTCCCTCAAACAGATCCTGGAGGAGTATGATTCCAGACAGATCTTCTACTTCCTCTGTCTCAATCTG GCTTTCACGTTTGTGGAGCTCTTCTACGGTGTGTGGACCAACAGCCTGGGCCTGATCTCTGATGGCTTCCACATGTTGTTTGACTGCTCTGCTCTAGTGCTGGGCCTCTTCGCAGCTCTCATGACACGCTGGAAAGCAACCAGGATATTCTCTTATGG ATATGGCCGAGTTGAAATTCTCTCTGGATTCATCAATGGCTTGTTCCTCATGGTCATAGCTTTCTTTGTCTTTGTGGAGTCGGTCACACGACTCGTAGACCCTCCCAACATTAACACAGACATGTTGACA CCTGTGTCAGTTGGAGGTCTCCTCGTCAACCTAGTGGGTATCTGTGCCTTCAGCCACGCCCACTCCCACGGTGCCGCTAAAAGCAACTGTTCATCACATGATCATGGCCACTCCCACGGGCATGGGCACAGTGAGCACGGGCACTCTCATGGGGGACATGGGCACGGTGGAAACGGGCATGGGCAGAGCAGTCATGGACACAGTCATGGAAGCAGCCATGGCCACTCCCATGGCGGGGGCATGAATGCCAATATGAGAG GTGTCTTTCTGCACGTGCTGGCTGACACGCTGGGCAGTGTTGGTGTGATCATCTCCACAATTCTCATTCGTCAGTTTGGCTGGTTGATCGCTGACCCCATCTGTTCCCTCTTCATCTCCACCCTCATCTTCCTCAGTGTCATCCCGCTGCTGACAGATGCAGCCGAGGTCCTCCTCTTGAGGACGCCTCCTGAACATGAGAAGGACCTCAACATCGCCCTGGAAAAG ATTGAGAAAGTAGAAGGTGTGCTATCTTACCGCGACCCTCACTTTTGGAGACACTCAGCCAGTGTCATCGCAGGAACGATTCACCTGCAGCTGATGTCAGACGTTGTGGAGCAGAGGATCATACAGCAG GTGACTGCTATTCTGAAAGATGCCGGGGTGAATAATCTATCTGTCCAGGTGGAGAAGGAGGCCTATTTCCAGCACATGTCTGGCCTCACTACTGGATTCCATGATGTTCTGGCAATGACACAACAAATGGAGTCCATGAATTATCTGAAAGATGGAACATGTATCATGTAA